From the genome of Phycicoccus duodecadis:
GTCCTGGCTGCTGGACCTCATGGTCGACGCCCTCGAGGAGAACCCCACCCTCGACGACGTCTCCGACTACACCGCCGACTCCGGCGAGGGCCGCTGGACGGTCGAGGAGGCCATCGAGCTCTCCGTGCCGATGCCGGTCATCTCGGCCTCGCTGTTCGCCCGGTTCGCCTCGCGCCAGGAGGTCTCGCCGACGATGCAGGCCGTCGCGGCGCTGCGCGGCGGGTTCGGCGGCCACCAGGTGATGACCCTCGCCGAGGGCCGCAAGCTGCGCGCCGCCGACGCCACCGGGCCGGCCAGCGCCGATGCCTCCCGCCGGGCCGCGAAGCCCAAGGAGAAGGCCCCCACGAAGAAGACCGCGGCCAAGAAGGCCGCGCGGGCGGCCACCGCCGGCCCCGCCTCCCCGGGCACCACCGGCGACGCGCGGAAGCGCACGACGAAGAAGGGCTGAGCGGGAGGGTGCACGTCCGGCACCTGTCGGTCGCCGACTTCCGCAGCTACACGACCGCCGAGCTCCCGCTGGAGCCCGGCGTCACGACCCTGGTCGGCCTCAACGGGCAGGGCAAGACCAACCTGGTCGAGGCCCTGGGCTACCTCGCGTCGCTGTCGAGCCATCGGGTGGCCACCGATGCCCCGCTGGTGCGGGCCGGGGCCGAGCGGGCGGTGGTGCGCGGGGCGGTGATGCAGGACGGCCGCGAGACGATGGTCGAGCTCGAGATCACGCCGGGGCGCGCCAACCGGGCCCGGCTCGGGCGCTCGCCGGTGCGCCCCCGTGATGTCCTGGGCTCGCTCCGCACGGTGCTGTTCGCCCCCGAGGACCTGGCGCTGGTCAAGGGCGACCCCGGCGAGCGGCGCCGCTTCCTCGACGACCTGCTGGTGGCGCGCCAGCCCCGCTGGGCGGGGGTGCGCCAGGAGTACGACCGCATCGTGAAGCAGCGCTCGGCCCTGCTGAAGTCGGCCCAGCCCTACCTCTCGCGCCGGGCCCGGGGCCGGCGTCCGCGCCCGGGGGCCGAGGCGCTCGACCCCGCGTCGGAGGCCGCGAGCGCGCTGCACACCCTCGAGATCTGGGACGCCCAGCTGGCCACGGTCGGCTCCTCGCTGCTGTACGCGCGGCTGCGGCTGCTGCGCGACCTCGGGCCGTACCTCGCCAAGGCCTACGACGAGGTCAGCAACGGCCAGTCCGACGCCCGGGTCAGCTACCGCTCGTCGCTGCGCGAGGGGACCGCGGCCCGGCTGGCCGCGGGTGAGGTGCCCGAGATCCCCGAGCTGCACGACGAGATCCTCGCGTCGCTCGCCGCCGTGCGCGACCAGGAGGTCGAGCGCGGCCAGTGCCTCGTGGGGCCGCACCGCGACGATGTCCTGCTCTCGCTCGGCGAGCTGCCGGCCAAGGGGTACGCCAGCCACGGCGAGTCGTGGTCGTTCGCGCTCGGGCTGCGGCTCGCGGCCTTCCAGCTGCTGCGCACCGACCTCGGCGACGACCCGGTGCTGGTGCTCGACGACGTCTTCGCCGAGCTCGACGTGGGCCGGCGCGAGCGGCTGGCCGCCATGGTGGGCGACGCCGAGCAGGTGCTGGTGACCGCCGCGGTGCCCGAGGACGTCCCGGCCGCCCTGGCCGGGCGCACCTTCAAGGTCACGCTGGGCTCGGTCGAGGAGGTCGTGGCGGATGACGCCTGAGCCCGACGACGGCGCGGAGCCCGACGTGGCCGCCGGGGATGCCGGGGATGCGGGGGGTGCGGGGGGTGCCGGGGATGTGGCGGATGCCGCGGAGCCCGAGGCCGTGCGCCCCGAGGTCGCCGACCCGGTGCTGGCCACCGCCGAGGCCCTGGCCCGCGCCCGCGCCGGGGCGCGCGCCAAGGGGCTGCGCCCCGGGTTGAAGCCCCGACGGCGCCAGCGCGACGTCCCGGCCGACCGGCGCAAGGACGGGGGCCGCGACCCGCAGCTGCTCGGCGACCAGATCGGCCGCTTCGTGGCCGAGCGCGGCTGGGCGGCCGAGGTCGCCGTCGGCTCTGTCATCGGGCGCTGGCCGGCCATCGTCGGGCCCGAGGTCGCGGCGCACTGCCATCCCACCGACTTCGCCGATGGCGTGCTCACGGTGCGGGCCGACTCCACCGCCTGGGCCACCCAGCTGCGGATGCTCGAGACGTCGCTGATGGGCCGGCTGGCCGAGGACGTCGGCGAGGGCACCGTCACCGAGCTGCGCATCGTCGGGCCCAGCGCGCCGCCCTGGTCCCGCGGGCGGCACCGGGTGCAGGACGGCCGCGGCCCGCGCGACACCTACGGCTGAACCGCCGGTCCTCGCCGGCGGTCCTCGCCGGAGGTCCTGCCGCTCGTCGAGTGGAGGTGACACGCGGACGTCCGGGCCGGATGCCGTGCGTGTCGCCTCCTTTCGACGAGGGGGGCGGCGGCACTAGGGTCGGTCGGATGGTGGACGACCCGACCTCCCAGCCCTCCGCCGCCGACGCGCCGCTCGTCACGCGCGCCGACGACGACCGCATCGCCGTCATCACCCTCGACTCCCCGGCCAACCGCAACGCCCTG
Proteins encoded in this window:
- the recF gene encoding DNA replication/repair protein RecF (All proteins in this family for which functions are known are DNA-binding proteins that assist the filamentation of RecA onto DNA for the initiation of recombination or recombinational repair.); its protein translation is MHVRHLSVADFRSYTTAELPLEPGVTTLVGLNGQGKTNLVEALGYLASLSSHRVATDAPLVRAGAERAVVRGAVMQDGRETMVELEITPGRANRARLGRSPVRPRDVLGSLRTVLFAPEDLALVKGDPGERRRFLDDLLVARQPRWAGVRQEYDRIVKQRSALLKSAQPYLSRRARGRRPRPGAEALDPASEAASALHTLEIWDAQLATVGSSLLYARLRLLRDLGPYLAKAYDEVSNGQSDARVSYRSSLREGTAARLAAGEVPEIPELHDEILASLAAVRDQEVERGQCLVGPHRDDVLLSLGELPAKGYASHGESWSFALGLRLAAFQLLRTDLGDDPVLVLDDVFAELDVGRRERLAAMVGDAEQVLVTAAVPEDVPAALAGRTFKVTLGSVEEVVADDA
- a CDS encoding DUF721 domain-containing protein, producing MTPEPDDGAEPDVAAGDAGDAGGAGGAGDVADAAEPEAVRPEVADPVLATAEALARARAGARAKGLRPGLKPRRRQRDVPADRRKDGGRDPQLLGDQIGRFVAERGWAAEVAVGSVIGRWPAIVGPEVAAHCHPTDFADGVLTVRADSTAWATQLRMLETSLMGRLAEDVGEGTVTELRIVGPSAPPWSRGRHRVQDGRGPRDTYG